A window of the Halichoerus grypus chromosome 2, mHalGry1.hap1.1, whole genome shotgun sequence genome harbors these coding sequences:
- the RFNG gene encoding beta-1,3-N-acetylglucosaminyltransferase radical fringe: MSRVRGALCRACLALAAALAALLLLPLPRMPAPAPAPAPAPAPTPGPGRRASPARPATAPRLRPDDVFIAVKTTQKNHGPRLGLLLSTWISRARQQTFIFTDGDDPELQLQGGSHVINTNCSAVHTRQALCCKMSVEYDTFIESRRKWFCHVDDDNYVNPRGLLQLLSSFSPSQDVYLGRPSLDHPIEASERVQGGGTVTTVKFWFATGGAGFCLSRGLALKMSPWASLGSFMSTAERVRLPDDCTVGYIVEGLLGARLLPSSLFHSHLENLQRLPPDAVPQQVTLSYGGPENPHNVVNVAGGFSLQQDPTRFKSVHCLLYPDTDWCPVHKQSDLVSR, encoded by the exons ATGAGCCGCGTGCGGGGGGCGCTGTGCCGGGCCTGCCTCGCGCTGGCCGCGGCCCTGGCcgcgctgctgctgctgccgctgcccCGCATGCCGGCGCCGgcgccggcccccgccccggccccggctccGACTCCGGGCCCCGGCCGGCGGGCGTCCCCCGCCCGACCCGCCACCGCCCCTCGCCTGCGGCCTGACGACGTCTTCATCGCTGTCAAGACCACCCAGAAGAACCACGGGCCACGACTGGGGCTGCTACTGAGCACCTGGATCTCCCGGGCCCGCCAACAG ACATTCATCTTCACGGACGGGGATGACCCTGAGCTACAACTCCAGGGAG GCAGCCACGTCATCAATACCAACTGCTCGGCCGTGCACACTCGCCAGGCGTTGTGCTGCAAGATGTCCGTGGAGTACGACACGTTCATCGAGTCGAGACGCAA gTGGTTCTGCCACGTGGATGATGACAACTACGTGAACCCCAGAGGCCTGCTCCAGCTGCTATCCAGCTTCTCGCCCAGTCAGGACGTGTACCTGGGGCGGCCCAGCCTGGACCACCCCATCGAGGCCTCCGAGAGAGTCCAGGGAGGGGGCACT GTGACCACTGTCAAGTTCTGGTTCGCTACGGGGGGGGCCGGGTTCTGCCTGAGCAGAGGCCTCGCGCTGAAGATGAGCCCCTGGGCCAG TCTGGGCAGCTTCATGAGCACAGCCGAGCGGGTGCGGCTGCCGGATGACTGCACCGTGGGCTACATCGTGGAGGGGCTGCTGGGCGCTCGGCTGCTGCCTAGCTCGCTCTTCCATTCCCACCTGGAGAACCTGCAGAGGCTCCCGCCTGACGCCGTGCCGCAGCAG GTCACCTTGAGCTACGGGGGTCCGGAGAACCCACATAATGTGGTGAATGTGGCCGGAGGCTTCAGCCTGCAGCAGGACCCCACACG GTTCAAGTCTGTCCATTGCCTTCTCTACCCGGACACGGATTGGTGTCCTGTGCACAAGCAGAGTGACCTCGTTTCTCGGTGA
- the GPS1 gene encoding COP9 signalosome complex subunit 1 isoform X3: MPLPVQVFNLQGAVEPMQIDVDPQEDPQNAPDVNYVVENPTLDLEQYAASYSGLMRIERLQFIADHCPPLRVEALKMALSFVQRTFNVDMYEEIHRKLSEATRELQNAPDTIPESGVEPPPLDTAWVEATRKKALLKLEKLDTDLKNYKGNSIKESIRRGHDDLGDHYLDCGDLSNALKCYSRARDYCTSAKHVINMCLNVIKVSVYLQNWSHVLSYVSKAESTPEIAEQRGERDSQTQAILTKLKCAAGLAELAARKYKQAAKCFLLASFDHCDFPELLSPSNVAVYGGLCALATFDRQELQRNVISSSSFKLFLELEPQVRDIIFKFYESKYASCLKMLDEMKDNLLLDMYLAPHVRTLYTQIRNRALIQYFSPYVSADMHKMAAAFNTTVAALEDELTQLILEGLINARIDSHSKILYARDVDQRSTTFEKSLLMGKEFQRRAKATILRAAVLRNQVHVKSPPREGSQGELTPANSQSRMSTNM, encoded by the exons ATGCCGCTGCCGGTTCAGGTGTTTAACTTGCAG GGGGCCGTGGAGCCCATGCAGATCGATGTGGACCCCCAGGAGGACCCGCAGAACGCACCCGATGTCAACTATGTGGTGGAGAACCCCACCCTG gATCTGGAGCAGTACGCGGCCAGCTACAGTGGGCTAATGCGCATCGAACGACTGCAGTTCATTGCTGACCACTGCCCCCCGCTGCGGGTGGAGGCCCTGAAGATGGCCCTCTCCTTTGTGCAGAGGACCTTCAACGTGGACATGTATGAAGAGATCCACCGCAAGCTCTCGGAGGCCACCAG GGAGCTGCAGAACGCACCTGACACCATCCCCGAGAGTGGCGTGGAGCCGCCGCCCCTCGACACAGCCTGGGTGGAGGCCACGCGGAAGAAGGCTTTGCTGAAGCTGGAGAAGCTGGACACGGACCTAAAGAACTACAAGGGCAACTCCATCAAGGAGAGTATCAG GCGCGGCCACGACGACCTTGGTGACCACTATCTGGACTGTGGGGACCTGAGCAATGCCCTCAAGTGTTACTCCCGGGCCCGGGACTACTGCACCAGCGCCAAGCATGTCATCAACATGTGCCTCAACGTCATCAAG GTCAGCGTCTACTTGCAGAACTGGTCTCACGTGCTGAGCTACGTCAGCAAGGCCGAGTCCACCCCGGAGATTGCCGAG CAGCGTGGGGAGCGGGACAGCCAGACCCAGGCGATCCTCACCAAGCTCAAGTGTGCTGCAG gcCTGGCCGAGTTGGCCGCGCGCAAGTACAAGCAGGCTGCCAAGTGCTTCTTGCTGGCTTCGTTCGATCACTGTGATTTCCCCGAG CTGCTTTCTCCCAGCAACGTGGCCGTCTATGGTGGCCTGTGCGCCTTGGCCACTTTTGACCGGCAGGAGCTGCAGCGCAACGTCATCTCCAgcag CTCCTTCAAGTTGTTCCTGGAGCTGGAGCCGCAGGTTCGAGACATCATCTTCAAATTCTATGAGTCCAAGTACGCCTCGTGCCTAAAGATGCTGGATGAGATGAAG GACAACCTGCTCTTGGACATGTACCTGGCCCCCCACGTCAGGACCCTGTACACCCAGATCCGCAACCGCGCCCTCATCCAG TATTTCAGCCCCTACGTGTCAGCGGACATGCACAAGATGGCCGCAGCCTTCAACACCACCGTGGCGGCGCTGGAGGACGAGCTGACGCAGCTCATCCTGGAGGGGCTCATCAACGCCCGCATCGACTCCCACAGCAAG ATCCTGTACGCCAGGGATGTGGATCAGCGCAGCACCACCTTTGAGAAGTCGCTGCTGATGGGGAAGGAGTTCCAGAGGCGGGCCAAAGCGACGATCCTGCGAGCAGCCGTGCTGCGCAACCAGGTTCACGTCAAG TCCCCTCCCCGAGAAGGGAGCCAGGGGGAGCTGACGCCGGCCAACAGCCAGTCCCGGATGAGCACCAACATGTGA
- the GPS1 gene encoding COP9 signalosome complex subunit 1 isoform X4 has product MPLPVQVFNLQGAVEPMQIDVDPQEDPQNAPDVNYVVENPTLDLEQYAASYSGLMRIERLQFIADHCPPLRVEALKMALSFVQRTFNVDMYEEIHRKLSEATRELQNAPDTIPESGVEPPPLDTAWVEATRKKALLKLEKLDTDLKNYKGNSIKESIRRGHDDLGDHYLDCGDLSNALKCYSRARDYCTSAKHVINMCLNVIKVSVYLQNWSHVLSYVSKAESTPEIAERGERDSQTQAILTKLKCAAGLAELAARKYKQAAKCFLLASFDHCDFPELLSPSNVAVYGGLCALATFDRQELQRNVISSSSFKLFLELEPQVRDIIFKFYESKYASCLKMLDEMKDNLLLDMYLAPHVRTLYTQIRNRALIQYFSPYVSADMHKMAAAFNTTVAALEDELTQLILEGLINARIDSHSKILYARDVDQRSTTFEKSLLMGKEFQRRAKATILRAAVLRNQVHVKSPPREGSQGELTPANSQSRMSTNM; this is encoded by the exons ATGCCGCTGCCGGTTCAGGTGTTTAACTTGCAG GGGGCCGTGGAGCCCATGCAGATCGATGTGGACCCCCAGGAGGACCCGCAGAACGCACCCGATGTCAACTATGTGGTGGAGAACCCCACCCTG gATCTGGAGCAGTACGCGGCCAGCTACAGTGGGCTAATGCGCATCGAACGACTGCAGTTCATTGCTGACCACTGCCCCCCGCTGCGGGTGGAGGCCCTGAAGATGGCCCTCTCCTTTGTGCAGAGGACCTTCAACGTGGACATGTATGAAGAGATCCACCGCAAGCTCTCGGAGGCCACCAG GGAGCTGCAGAACGCACCTGACACCATCCCCGAGAGTGGCGTGGAGCCGCCGCCCCTCGACACAGCCTGGGTGGAGGCCACGCGGAAGAAGGCTTTGCTGAAGCTGGAGAAGCTGGACACGGACCTAAAGAACTACAAGGGCAACTCCATCAAGGAGAGTATCAG GCGCGGCCACGACGACCTTGGTGACCACTATCTGGACTGTGGGGACCTGAGCAATGCCCTCAAGTGTTACTCCCGGGCCCGGGACTACTGCACCAGCGCCAAGCATGTCATCAACATGTGCCTCAACGTCATCAAG GTCAGCGTCTACTTGCAGAACTGGTCTCACGTGCTGAGCTACGTCAGCAAGGCCGAGTCCACCCCGGAGATTGCCGAG CGTGGGGAGCGGGACAGCCAGACCCAGGCGATCCTCACCAAGCTCAAGTGTGCTGCAG gcCTGGCCGAGTTGGCCGCGCGCAAGTACAAGCAGGCTGCCAAGTGCTTCTTGCTGGCTTCGTTCGATCACTGTGATTTCCCCGAG CTGCTTTCTCCCAGCAACGTGGCCGTCTATGGTGGCCTGTGCGCCTTGGCCACTTTTGACCGGCAGGAGCTGCAGCGCAACGTCATCTCCAgcag CTCCTTCAAGTTGTTCCTGGAGCTGGAGCCGCAGGTTCGAGACATCATCTTCAAATTCTATGAGTCCAAGTACGCCTCGTGCCTAAAGATGCTGGATGAGATGAAG GACAACCTGCTCTTGGACATGTACCTGGCCCCCCACGTCAGGACCCTGTACACCCAGATCCGCAACCGCGCCCTCATCCAG TATTTCAGCCCCTACGTGTCAGCGGACATGCACAAGATGGCCGCAGCCTTCAACACCACCGTGGCGGCGCTGGAGGACGAGCTGACGCAGCTCATCCTGGAGGGGCTCATCAACGCCCGCATCGACTCCCACAGCAAG ATCCTGTACGCCAGGGATGTGGATCAGCGCAGCACCACCTTTGAGAAGTCGCTGCTGATGGGGAAGGAGTTCCAGAGGCGGGCCAAAGCGACGATCCTGCGAGCAGCCGTGCTGCGCAACCAGGTTCACGTCAAG TCCCCTCCCCGAGAAGGGAGCCAGGGGGAGCTGACGCCGGCCAACAGCCAGTCCCGGATGAGCACCAACATGTGA
- the GPS1 gene encoding COP9 signalosome complex subunit 1 isoform X2, with the protein MPLPVQVFNLQQASCVSGSGGAESQARMRERPAPGSASSSVTDVSCAPHSSRSDLLLPGTAGDFSPSASLSARTPLCEGAVEPMQIDVDPQEDPQNAPDVNYVVENPTLDLEQYAASYSGLMRIERLQFIADHCPPLRVEALKMALSFVQRTFNVDMYEEIHRKLSEATRELQNAPDTIPESGVEPPPLDTAWVEATRKKALLKLEKLDTDLKNYKGNSIKESIRRGHDDLGDHYLDCGDLSNALKCYSRARDYCTSAKHVINMCLNVIKVSVYLQNWSHVLSYVSKAESTPEIAERGERDSQTQAILTKLKCAAGLAELAARKYKQAAKCFLLASFDHCDFPELLSPSNVAVYGGLCALATFDRQELQRNVISSSSFKLFLELEPQVRDIIFKFYESKYASCLKMLDEMKDNLLLDMYLAPHVRTLYTQIRNRALIQYFSPYVSADMHKMAAAFNTTVAALEDELTQLILEGLINARIDSHSKILYARDVDQRSTTFEKSLLMGKEFQRRAKATILRAAVLRNQVHVKSPPREGSQGELTPANSQSRMSTNM; encoded by the exons ATGCCGCTGCCGGTTCAGGTGTTTAACTTGCAG CAGGCCAGCTGTGTGTCAGGGTCGGGGGGTGCAGAGAGTCAGGCCAGAATGAGGGAGCGCCCGGCCCCCGGCTCGGCCTCCTCGTCAGTGACAGATGTGTCCTGCGCCCCTCACAGCAGTAGGTCAGACCTCCTCCTGCCGGGCACGGCCGGGGACTTCAGCCCGAGCGCCAGCCTGTCGGCCCGTACGCCGCTCTGTGAG GGGGCCGTGGAGCCCATGCAGATCGATGTGGACCCCCAGGAGGACCCGCAGAACGCACCCGATGTCAACTATGTGGTGGAGAACCCCACCCTG gATCTGGAGCAGTACGCGGCCAGCTACAGTGGGCTAATGCGCATCGAACGACTGCAGTTCATTGCTGACCACTGCCCCCCGCTGCGGGTGGAGGCCCTGAAGATGGCCCTCTCCTTTGTGCAGAGGACCTTCAACGTGGACATGTATGAAGAGATCCACCGCAAGCTCTCGGAGGCCACCAG GGAGCTGCAGAACGCACCTGACACCATCCCCGAGAGTGGCGTGGAGCCGCCGCCCCTCGACACAGCCTGGGTGGAGGCCACGCGGAAGAAGGCTTTGCTGAAGCTGGAGAAGCTGGACACGGACCTAAAGAACTACAAGGGCAACTCCATCAAGGAGAGTATCAG GCGCGGCCACGACGACCTTGGTGACCACTATCTGGACTGTGGGGACCTGAGCAATGCCCTCAAGTGTTACTCCCGGGCCCGGGACTACTGCACCAGCGCCAAGCATGTCATCAACATGTGCCTCAACGTCATCAAG GTCAGCGTCTACTTGCAGAACTGGTCTCACGTGCTGAGCTACGTCAGCAAGGCCGAGTCCACCCCGGAGATTGCCGAG CGTGGGGAGCGGGACAGCCAGACCCAGGCGATCCTCACCAAGCTCAAGTGTGCTGCAG gcCTGGCCGAGTTGGCCGCGCGCAAGTACAAGCAGGCTGCCAAGTGCTTCTTGCTGGCTTCGTTCGATCACTGTGATTTCCCCGAG CTGCTTTCTCCCAGCAACGTGGCCGTCTATGGTGGCCTGTGCGCCTTGGCCACTTTTGACCGGCAGGAGCTGCAGCGCAACGTCATCTCCAgcag CTCCTTCAAGTTGTTCCTGGAGCTGGAGCCGCAGGTTCGAGACATCATCTTCAAATTCTATGAGTCCAAGTACGCCTCGTGCCTAAAGATGCTGGATGAGATGAAG GACAACCTGCTCTTGGACATGTACCTGGCCCCCCACGTCAGGACCCTGTACACCCAGATCCGCAACCGCGCCCTCATCCAG TATTTCAGCCCCTACGTGTCAGCGGACATGCACAAGATGGCCGCAGCCTTCAACACCACCGTGGCGGCGCTGGAGGACGAGCTGACGCAGCTCATCCTGGAGGGGCTCATCAACGCCCGCATCGACTCCCACAGCAAG ATCCTGTACGCCAGGGATGTGGATCAGCGCAGCACCACCTTTGAGAAGTCGCTGCTGATGGGGAAGGAGTTCCAGAGGCGGGCCAAAGCGACGATCCTGCGAGCAGCCGTGCTGCGCAACCAGGTTCACGTCAAG TCCCCTCCCCGAGAAGGGAGCCAGGGGGAGCTGACGCCGGCCAACAGCCAGTCCCGGATGAGCACCAACATGTGA
- the GPS1 gene encoding COP9 signalosome complex subunit 1 isoform X1, with the protein MPLPVQVFNLQQASCVSGSGGAESQARMRERPAPGSASSSVTDVSCAPHSSRSDLLLPGTAGDFSPSASLSARTPLCEGAVEPMQIDVDPQEDPQNAPDVNYVVENPTLDLEQYAASYSGLMRIERLQFIADHCPPLRVEALKMALSFVQRTFNVDMYEEIHRKLSEATRELQNAPDTIPESGVEPPPLDTAWVEATRKKALLKLEKLDTDLKNYKGNSIKESIRRGHDDLGDHYLDCGDLSNALKCYSRARDYCTSAKHVINMCLNVIKVSVYLQNWSHVLSYVSKAESTPEIAEQRGERDSQTQAILTKLKCAAGLAELAARKYKQAAKCFLLASFDHCDFPELLSPSNVAVYGGLCALATFDRQELQRNVISSSSFKLFLELEPQVRDIIFKFYESKYASCLKMLDEMKDNLLLDMYLAPHVRTLYTQIRNRALIQYFSPYVSADMHKMAAAFNTTVAALEDELTQLILEGLINARIDSHSKILYARDVDQRSTTFEKSLLMGKEFQRRAKATILRAAVLRNQVHVKSPPREGSQGELTPANSQSRMSTNM; encoded by the exons ATGCCGCTGCCGGTTCAGGTGTTTAACTTGCAG CAGGCCAGCTGTGTGTCAGGGTCGGGGGGTGCAGAGAGTCAGGCCAGAATGAGGGAGCGCCCGGCCCCCGGCTCGGCCTCCTCGTCAGTGACAGATGTGTCCTGCGCCCCTCACAGCAGTAGGTCAGACCTCCTCCTGCCGGGCACGGCCGGGGACTTCAGCCCGAGCGCCAGCCTGTCGGCCCGTACGCCGCTCTGTGAG GGGGCCGTGGAGCCCATGCAGATCGATGTGGACCCCCAGGAGGACCCGCAGAACGCACCCGATGTCAACTATGTGGTGGAGAACCCCACCCTG gATCTGGAGCAGTACGCGGCCAGCTACAGTGGGCTAATGCGCATCGAACGACTGCAGTTCATTGCTGACCACTGCCCCCCGCTGCGGGTGGAGGCCCTGAAGATGGCCCTCTCCTTTGTGCAGAGGACCTTCAACGTGGACATGTATGAAGAGATCCACCGCAAGCTCTCGGAGGCCACCAG GGAGCTGCAGAACGCACCTGACACCATCCCCGAGAGTGGCGTGGAGCCGCCGCCCCTCGACACAGCCTGGGTGGAGGCCACGCGGAAGAAGGCTTTGCTGAAGCTGGAGAAGCTGGACACGGACCTAAAGAACTACAAGGGCAACTCCATCAAGGAGAGTATCAG GCGCGGCCACGACGACCTTGGTGACCACTATCTGGACTGTGGGGACCTGAGCAATGCCCTCAAGTGTTACTCCCGGGCCCGGGACTACTGCACCAGCGCCAAGCATGTCATCAACATGTGCCTCAACGTCATCAAG GTCAGCGTCTACTTGCAGAACTGGTCTCACGTGCTGAGCTACGTCAGCAAGGCCGAGTCCACCCCGGAGATTGCCGAG CAGCGTGGGGAGCGGGACAGCCAGACCCAGGCGATCCTCACCAAGCTCAAGTGTGCTGCAG gcCTGGCCGAGTTGGCCGCGCGCAAGTACAAGCAGGCTGCCAAGTGCTTCTTGCTGGCTTCGTTCGATCACTGTGATTTCCCCGAG CTGCTTTCTCCCAGCAACGTGGCCGTCTATGGTGGCCTGTGCGCCTTGGCCACTTTTGACCGGCAGGAGCTGCAGCGCAACGTCATCTCCAgcag CTCCTTCAAGTTGTTCCTGGAGCTGGAGCCGCAGGTTCGAGACATCATCTTCAAATTCTATGAGTCCAAGTACGCCTCGTGCCTAAAGATGCTGGATGAGATGAAG GACAACCTGCTCTTGGACATGTACCTGGCCCCCCACGTCAGGACCCTGTACACCCAGATCCGCAACCGCGCCCTCATCCAG TATTTCAGCCCCTACGTGTCAGCGGACATGCACAAGATGGCCGCAGCCTTCAACACCACCGTGGCGGCGCTGGAGGACGAGCTGACGCAGCTCATCCTGGAGGGGCTCATCAACGCCCGCATCGACTCCCACAGCAAG ATCCTGTACGCCAGGGATGTGGATCAGCGCAGCACCACCTTTGAGAAGTCGCTGCTGATGGGGAAGGAGTTCCAGAGGCGGGCCAAAGCGACGATCCTGCGAGCAGCCGTGCTGCGCAACCAGGTTCACGTCAAG TCCCCTCCCCGAGAAGGGAGCCAGGGGGAGCTGACGCCGGCCAACAGCCAGTCCCGGATGAGCACCAACATGTGA